A region of Lycium barbarum isolate Lr01 chromosome 1, ASM1917538v2, whole genome shotgun sequence DNA encodes the following proteins:
- the LOC132607665 gene encoding photosystem I reaction center subunit IV A, chloroplastic, whose protein sequence is MASCNMACAASSFLVATPNVASNNSNTTSRTTMLFFSSNGKTTATPRLVVRAAEEAAPPAAAATAEPAAETKAAKPKPPPIGPKRGTKVRVLRKESYWYKGTGSVVAVDQDPKTRYPVVVRFNKVNYANVSTNNYALDEIEELK, encoded by the exons ATGGCAAGTTGCAATATGGCTTGTGCTGCATCAAGTTTTTTGGTGGCAACTCCAAATGTTGCCTCTAACAACAGTAACACTACTTCTCGTACCACTATGTTATTTTTCTCCTCCAACGGCAAGACCACCGCCACCCCGAGACTCGTCGTAAGGGCTGCTGAAGAGGCTGCACCACCAGCTGCCGCCGCCACTGCTGAACCAGCTGCTGAAACCAAAGCTGCTAAGCCTAAGCCACCTCCAATTGGACCCAAGAGAGGAACAAAA GTGAGAGTTCTTAGGAAGGAATCTTACTGGTACAAGGGCACCGGTTCAGTTGTAGCTGTTGATCAG GATCCAAAAACTcgctacccagttgttgtacgATTTAACAAAGTGAACTATGCTAATGTATCAACCAACAACTACGCATTGGATGAAATTGAAGAACTGAAATGA
- the LOC132607640 gene encoding monothiol glutaredoxin-S10 — MAKNLSTFSISHSLQPRNGTQIFTHFQCIPNYNSNVPSSKFHKFGSRIENNGPRKAGRVQIRAMSGSFGSRLEESVKKTVTENPVVVYSKSWCSYSTEVKVLFKRLGVDPLVIELDEMGPQGPQLQKVLERLTGQHTVPNVFIGAKHIGGCTDTIKLYRKGELESLLSEAKAGKMES; from the exons ATGGCAAAAAACTTGAGCACTTTCTCTATCTCTCATTCCCTACAACCTCGTAATGGAACTCAAATATTCACGCATTTCCAGTGCATTCCCAATTACAACAGCAATGTTCCAAGTAGCAAATTCCACAAATTTGGGTCCAGAATTGAAAACAATGGACCACGGAAAGCGGGTCGGGTCCAGATTCGGGCTATGTCGGGTTCATTCGGGTCCCGATTAGAGGAGAGTGTGAAAAAGACTGTTACGGAAAACCCAGTTGTTGTCTACTCCAAATCTTGGTGTTC GTACTCTACTGAGGTGAAAGTTCTGTTCAAAAGACTTGGTGTAGATCCACTTGTTATTGAATTGGACGAAATGG GTCCCCAAGGACCACAGCTGCAGAAAGTGCTGGAAAGGCTTACTGGACAGCATACAGTTCCCAATGTATTCATTG GTGCCAAACACATTGGTGGTTGTACAG ATACTATTAAGCTGTATCGGAAAGGAGAACTTGAATCTTTGCTATCGGAAGCTAAGGCTGGAAAAATGGAGAGCTAG
- the LOC132626693 gene encoding probable indole-3-pyruvate monooxygenase YUCCA5 gives MFTLSEQNSISRRCVWVNGPVIVGAGPSGLAVGACLREQGVPFVVIERSDCIASLWQKRTYDRLKLHLPKKFCQLPKFPFPDHYPEYPTKKQFIEHLERYARTFHINPQFNECVQLAKYDETCRVWRVKTSSPNGSEVEYICQWLVVATGENAERVVPDIEGLKDFGGEVIHACDYKSGEKYQGKKVVVVGCGNSGMEVSLDLSNHGAQPSVVCRSSVHVLPREIFGKSTFELAMFMMKWLPLWLVDKVLLILTWFILGNIESYGLKRPSVGPLTLKNKQGKTPVLDIGALEKIRSGKVKVVPGIKKFSSGTAELVNGEKLEIDSVVLATGYCSNVPYWLQETEFFSKNGFPKAQFPNNWKGKSGLYAIGFTRRGLAGASDAIKISQDIGKAYKDDLKQKKQKVPTHRRCISTF, from the exons ATGTTTACCTTGTCAGAACAAAATTCCATTTCCCGCAGATGTGTTTGGGTAAATGGCCCTGTTATTGTAGGTGCAGGCCCATCAGGACTAGCCGTGGGAGCTTGCTTAAGAGAACAAGGAGTTCCGTTTGTTGTTATAGAAAGATCTGACTGTATTGCATCTTTATGGCAAAAACGAACTTATGATCGTTTAAAACTCCACCTCCCCAAAAAATTCTGCCAATTACCCAAATTTCCATTCCCAGATCACTACCCAGAGTACCCAACAAAGAAACAATTCATAGAACACCTCGAACGGTATGCCCGGACCTTTCACATTAACCCACAGTTCAACGAGTGTGTTCAATTAGCTAAGTACGACGAAACTTGCAGAGTTTGGAGGGTGAAAACTAGTTCGCCTAACGGCTCTGAAGTTGAGTACATTTGCCAGTGGCTTGTTGTGGCTACTGGCGAAAATGCTGAACGAGTTGTGCCTGATATTGAAGGATTGAAAGATTTTGGAGGTGAAGTTATTCATGCTTGTGATTATAAGTCAGGGGAAAAATatcaaggaaagaaagttgttgttgttggatgtGGAAATTCCGGCATGGAAGTCTCTCTTGATCTTTCAAATCATGGTGCTCAACCATCAGTGGTCTGTCGTAGCTCG GTTCATGTATTGCCAAGAGAAATTTTTGGGAAATCAACATTTGAGCTAGCCATGTTTATGATGAAATGGTTACCTCTTTGGCTAGTGGACAAGGTTCTTCTTATTCTTACATGGTTTATACTTGGAAATATTGAGAGTTATGGACTAAAAAGGCCATCAGTTGGACCATTGACACTCAAGAACAAACAAGGGAAAACACCTGTTCTTGACATTGGTGCCTTGGAAAAAATTAGATCTGGAAAAGTTAAAGTTGTCCCAGGAATCAAGAAGTTTTCGAGTGGCACTGCTGAACTTGTCAATggtgaaaagcttgaaattgattCTGTTGTTCTGGCTACTGGTTATTGCAGCAATGTTCCTTATTGGCTACAG GAAACTGAATTTTTCTCCAAGAATGGTTTCCCAAAAGCACAATTTCCAAACAACTGGAAAGGAAAATCTGGGCTATATGCAATTGGATTCACAAGGCGAGGGCTAGCTGGTGCTTCTGATGCTATTAAAATTTCACAAGATATTGGCAAAGCATACAAAGATGATCTCAAACAAAAGAAGCAAAAAGTTCCCACACACAGAAGATGCATCTCAACTTTTTAA